A window from Humidesulfovibrio mexicanus encodes these proteins:
- a CDS encoding sigma-54 interaction domain-containing protein, whose product MQTPLGKPFPCTSLCSFIMDSVADGLFTVDREWNIIYFSQSAAGIVGLPAEKAVGRKCWQVFRTEGCTNGDSGHCVLRQCIAEDRKIVGRILMVEREDGVHVPVSVSAAPLKDRDGTIIGGVESFRDLSSVPGKNNGRKLPKGFCSRDPNMAEILRILPQVAESEATVLLLGESGTGKEFFARAIHELSPRHNGPFVAVNCGALPEQLMESELFGYKAGAFTDARRDKPGRFQLAEGGTILLDEIGDLPQPLQAKILRVLQERVFEPLGGVAGVPANVRVIAATNRDLERMTQEGSFRQDLYFRLNVVRMTLPPLRERRGDIPLLVDMAIKRRQQNGGKHIQGLSQEAMRLLLAHSFPGNIRELENIIEYASILCPGGLIHVEHLPADVRTCEHPAPRSAMNGQPMTMAEIRYHAAVQAVERNGGNRNAACRELGITKDTLRRILGRVEDNSQESSNLPS is encoded by the coding sequence GTGCAGACCCCCCTTGGAAAACCGTTCCCCTGCACTTCGCTGTGCTCCTTCATCATGGACTCCGTGGCCGACGGGCTGTTCACCGTGGACCGCGAGTGGAACATCATCTACTTCAGCCAAAGCGCGGCGGGCATAGTGGGCCTCCCGGCGGAAAAGGCCGTGGGCCGCAAGTGCTGGCAGGTGTTCCGCACCGAGGGCTGCACAAACGGCGACAGCGGGCACTGCGTGCTCAGGCAGTGCATCGCCGAGGACCGCAAGATCGTGGGGCGCATCCTCATGGTGGAGCGCGAGGACGGCGTCCATGTGCCCGTGAGCGTGAGCGCCGCGCCTTTGAAGGACCGCGACGGGACTATCATCGGCGGGGTGGAGAGTTTTCGCGACCTGTCCAGCGTTCCCGGCAAAAACAACGGGCGCAAACTGCCCAAGGGCTTCTGCTCACGCGACCCCAACATGGCGGAGATACTGCGCATTCTCCCTCAGGTCGCCGAAAGCGAGGCCACGGTGCTGCTGCTCGGCGAGTCCGGCACGGGCAAGGAGTTTTTCGCCCGCGCCATCCACGAGCTTTCCCCCCGGCACAACGGCCCCTTCGTGGCGGTCAACTGCGGCGCGCTGCCGGAACAGCTCATGGAATCGGAGCTTTTCGGCTACAAGGCCGGGGCCTTCACCGACGCCCGGCGCGACAAGCCCGGTCGTTTCCAGTTGGCCGAGGGCGGCACCATCCTGCTGGACGAGATAGGCGACCTGCCCCAGCCGCTGCAGGCCAAGATCCTGCGCGTGCTGCAGGAGCGCGTGTTCGAGCCCTTGGGCGGGGTGGCGGGCGTGCCCGCCAATGTGCGCGTCATCGCCGCCACCAATCGCGACCTGGAGCGCATGACCCAGGAAGGGAGCTTTCGCCAGGACCTGTACTTCCGCCTCAACGTGGTGCGCATGACCCTGCCGCCCCTGCGCGAGCGCCGGGGCGACATCCCCCTGCTTGTCGACATGGCCATCAAACGCAGGCAGCAGAACGGCGGCAAGCACATCCAAGGCCTTTCGCAGGAGGCCATGCGGCTGCTCCTGGCGCACTCCTTTCCCGGCAACATCCGCGAATTGGAGAACATCATCGAGTACGCCTCCATCCTCTGCCCCGGCGGGCTTATCCATGTGGAGCACCTGCCCGCCGACGTGCGCACCTGCGAACACCCGGCCCCCCGTAGCGCCATGAACGGCCAGCCCATGACCATGGCGGAGATCCGCTACCATGCGGCCGTGCAGGCGGTCGAACGCAACGGCGGCAACAGGAACGCCGCCTGCCGCGAGCTCGGCATCACCAAGGACACGCTGCGCCGCATTCTGGGCCGCGTTGAGGACAATTCCCAGGAAAGCTCCAATCTCCCTTCGTAA
- a CDS encoding TIGR01777 family oxidoreductase, whose product MRTIILGGTGFIGAALCRVLASQGHEVVVPSRRPEKVPAVLGPTVIGAPFDGRTGAGWADFITPDTGIVNLAGENIAAGRWTDEVKRRIESSRLSAGAAVMDALARADARPAVLVQASAVGFYGARGPESVDEDAPAGNTFLARVAMAWESSTRGAEALGVRRAVIRTSMVLGPGGALAKMLPAFRLGLGGPLGSGRQMVPFIHLDDEAGAIAFLLGTPGLAGPFNLAAPEAVDSRGFARTLGRLLGRPAVLPAPAFALRLALGQMADEVLLSGVNAVPSRLLAAGFRFQRPTLIQALEAALSAG is encoded by the coding sequence ATGAGAACCATCATACTTGGCGGAACGGGGTTTATCGGCGCAGCGCTGTGCAGGGTGCTCGCCTCCCAGGGGCACGAGGTGGTCGTGCCGTCCCGGCGACCGGAAAAAGTCCCGGCGGTCCTCGGGCCCACGGTCATCGGCGCGCCCTTCGACGGCCGGACCGGCGCGGGCTGGGCGGACTTCATCACCCCGGACACGGGCATTGTGAACCTTGCGGGCGAAAACATCGCGGCCGGGCGCTGGACAGACGAGGTCAAGCGGCGCATCGAGTCGAGCCGCCTGTCCGCCGGGGCGGCGGTCATGGACGCGCTGGCCCGGGCGGACGCGCGCCCCGCCGTGCTGGTGCAGGCCTCGGCAGTGGGCTTCTACGGCGCGCGCGGGCCAGAATCCGTGGACGAGGACGCCCCGGCCGGAAACACCTTTCTGGCGCGGGTGGCCATGGCCTGGGAGTCCTCCACACGGGGAGCGGAGGCCCTTGGCGTGCGCCGCGCGGTCATCCGCACCAGCATGGTGCTGGGGCCGGGCGGGGCGCTGGCCAAAATGCTGCCCGCCTTCCGTCTGGGCCTGGGCGGCCCGCTGGGCTCGGGCCGCCAAATGGTTCCCTTCATCCATCTGGACGACGAGGCCGGGGCCATCGCCTTTTTGCTGGGCACGCCGGGCCTTGCCGGGCCGTTCAACCTCGCCGCGCCCGAGGCCGTGGACTCCCGCGGCTTCGCCCGGACCCTGGGCCGTCTGCTGGGTCGCCCGGCCGTTCTGCCCGCCCCGGCCTTCGCCCTGCGCCTGGCCCTGGGCCAGATGGCCGACGAAGTGCTGCTCTCCGGCGTCAACGCCGTGCCCTCGCGTCTGCTCGCGGCAGGGTTCCGTTTCCAGCGCCCCACCCTGATCCAGGCACTTGAAGCCGCGCTGTCGGCGGGGTAA
- a CDS encoding HD domain-containing phosphohydrolase — MSKGRILVVEDEPVVALDIQARLSRLGFELAGHAATGADALRLADENRPDLVLMDVRLDGPLDGIDTTRELLRRRRLPVIYLTAASDEDTLARAKETGPLGYLAKPFEDHELRAALEMALVKFEAETRLKQSERLLSTTLGSLGEAVVSTDKNGQVTYLNASAVELLGLSVGHAIGHSWRALFAIVDKDDGAQVEDLEELCVAHGGAPRCEDMLLRLPTGREAPVALSVSPLYAPGGDGLQGRVLVLRSIAQRKLAEAELRASMAALRSTFRQTVRALASMAEKRDPYTAGHQQRVARLACAIGRGLGLSEDALEGLEMAGTLHDVGKVYVPAEILSKPTRLTHLEMAIMRGHPEVGFDILREVTFPWPVARAVLEHHERLDGSGYPGGLHGAEICLEARILAVADVVEAMSSHRPYRPAQGLAKALDEIRSGRGGLYDPDIVDQCLAIMANGYAFDEPAPDRCVPAPSPPDQSEENA; from the coding sequence ATGAGCAAGGGCAGAATTCTTGTGGTCGAAGACGAGCCCGTGGTGGCCCTGGACATCCAGGCCCGGCTCTCGCGCCTCGGCTTCGAGCTGGCCGGGCACGCGGCCACGGGCGCGGACGCCCTGCGCCTGGCCGACGAGAACCGCCCGGATCTGGTGCTCATGGATGTGCGCCTGGACGGACCGCTGGACGGCATCGACACCACCCGCGAACTGTTGCGCCGCCGCCGTCTGCCGGTCATCTACCTCACCGCCGCCAGCGACGAGGACACCCTGGCCCGCGCCAAGGAAACCGGCCCGTTAGGCTATCTGGCCAAGCCCTTCGAGGACCACGAACTGCGGGCGGCCCTGGAAATGGCCCTGGTCAAGTTCGAGGCCGAAACGCGGCTCAAACAAAGCGAGCGGCTGCTCTCCACCACCCTGGGCAGCCTGGGCGAGGCCGTCGTCTCCACGGACAAGAACGGACAGGTCACCTACCTCAACGCTTCGGCGGTGGAGTTGCTGGGGCTCAGCGTCGGCCACGCCATCGGCCACTCCTGGCGCGCGCTTTTCGCCATCGTGGACAAGGACGACGGCGCCCAGGTGGAGGACCTGGAGGAGCTGTGCGTGGCCCATGGAGGCGCCCCGCGCTGCGAGGACATGCTGCTGCGGCTGCCCACCGGCCGGGAAGCGCCCGTGGCGCTGTCGGTCTCGCCGCTCTACGCCCCCGGCGGCGATGGGCTGCAAGGCCGGGTGCTGGTGCTGCGCAGCATCGCCCAGCGCAAGCTGGCCGAGGCCGAACTGCGCGCCAGCATGGCCGCCCTGCGTTCCACCTTCCGGCAGACCGTGCGCGCCCTGGCCAGCATGGCCGAAAAGCGCGACCCCTACACCGCCGGACACCAGCAGCGCGTGGCGCGGCTGGCCTGCGCCATCGGCCGGGGGCTGGGCCTCTCCGAGGACGCCCTGGAAGGACTGGAAATGGCGGGAACCCTGCACGACGTGGGCAAGGTGTACGTGCCTGCGGAAATCCTTTCCAAGCCGACCCGGCTCACGCATCTGGAAATGGCCATCATGCGCGGGCATCCGGAAGTGGGCTTCGACATCCTGCGCGAGGTGACCTTCCCCTGGCCCGTGGCCCGCGCCGTGCTGGAGCATCACGAGCGCCTGGACGGCTCCGGCTATCCCGGCGGCCTGCACGGGGCGGAAATCTGCCTTGAAGCGCGCATTCTGGCCGTGGCCGACGTGGTGGAGGCCATGAGCTCCCACCGGCCCTACCGCCCGGCCCAGGGCCTGGCCAAGGCCCTGGACGAGATACGCAGCGGGCGTGGCGGCCTGTACGACCCCGACATCGTGGACCAATGCCTGGCGATCATGGCGAACGGCTATGCCTTTGACGAGCCCGCGCCCGACCGATGCGTCCCGGCCCCATCCCCCCCCGACCAATCCGAGGAGAACGCATGA
- a CDS encoding sigma-54-dependent transcriptional regulator: MTTHGRVLVVDDESGIRFSLKGILEDEGFEVIEAESGEAAVALLEGGEAADLLFLDIWLPGMDGLATLSRIRQERPELPVIMISGHGTIETAVTALKSGAFDFIEKPLSLEKVILAASKGMEFALLKQENLALRHSLGDQTVTLTGESPAMLELKEMIAQVAPTDAWVLITGENGTGKEIAARLLHATSRRASQPLVAVNCAAIPEELIESELFGHEKGAFTGADKAQLGKFELAHKGTLFLDEIGDMSLKTQAKILRILQEQRFEHVGGRKTISVDVRVIAATNKDLAAEIKAGNFREDLYYRLKVFPLTVPPLRQRASDIPLLIEDFVEQLVRRSGCRRAAFSPQALALLSTYPWPGNVRELKNFVERMLIIMNGREVTADRLPPEILAQCRVPAPGAAAPTAGQQTSNAAPAPPVCLADDEDDLADGLLPESFPAGPLDLKQARAAFEARFLEAKLKEFGGNVSKLAEAVGLDRSSLYRKLKGYGIMAD; encoded by the coding sequence ATGACCACGCACGGCCGCGTGCTGGTGGTGGACGACGAGTCCGGCATCCGCTTTTCGCTCAAAGGCATTCTGGAAGACGAAGGCTTCGAGGTCATCGAAGCCGAGAGCGGCGAGGCCGCGGTGGCCCTGCTGGAGGGCGGCGAGGCCGCGGACCTGCTGTTCCTGGACATCTGGCTGCCCGGCATGGACGGCCTGGCGACGCTTTCGCGCATCCGCCAGGAACGGCCGGAGCTGCCCGTCATCATGATCTCCGGCCACGGCACCATCGAGACCGCGGTGACCGCCCTCAAAAGCGGGGCCTTCGACTTCATCGAAAAGCCCCTGTCGCTCGAAAAGGTCATCCTGGCCGCCAGCAAGGGCATGGAGTTCGCCCTGCTCAAGCAGGAGAACCTGGCCCTGCGCCACAGCCTGGGCGACCAGACCGTGACCCTGACGGGCGAGAGCCCGGCCATGCTGGAGCTCAAGGAGATGATCGCCCAGGTGGCCCCCACCGACGCCTGGGTGCTCATCACCGGCGAGAACGGCACGGGCAAGGAGATCGCCGCGCGGCTGCTGCACGCCACAAGCCGCCGCGCAAGCCAGCCGCTGGTGGCGGTGAACTGCGCCGCCATCCCGGAGGAACTCATCGAGAGCGAGCTCTTCGGCCACGAGAAAGGGGCCTTCACCGGCGCGGACAAGGCGCAGCTGGGCAAGTTCGAGCTGGCCCACAAGGGCACGCTGTTCCTCGACGAAATCGGCGACATGAGCCTCAAGACCCAGGCCAAGATCCTGCGCATACTGCAGGAGCAGCGCTTCGAGCATGTGGGCGGCCGCAAGACCATCAGCGTGGACGTGCGGGTCATCGCCGCCACCAACAAGGACCTGGCGGCGGAGATCAAGGCCGGGAACTTCCGCGAGGACTTGTACTACCGCCTCAAGGTGTTTCCCCTCACCGTGCCGCCCCTGCGCCAGCGCGCCAGCGACATTCCGCTGTTGATAGAGGACTTCGTGGAGCAGCTGGTGCGGCGCAGCGGATGCAGGCGCGCGGCCTTCTCGCCGCAGGCGTTGGCGCTGCTGTCCACCTACCCCTGGCCGGGCAACGTGCGCGAACTCAAGAATTTCGTGGAGCGGATGCTCATCATCATGAACGGCCGGGAGGTGACGGCCGACCGCCTGCCGCCGGAGATTCTCGCCCAGTGCCGGGTGCCCGCGCCGGGTGCGGCCGCGCCCACTGCCGGGCAGCAGACGTCAAACGCCGCGCCCGCCCCCCCGGTTTGCCTGGCGGACGACGAGGACGATCTGGCCGACGGGCTTCTCCCGGAGAGCTTCCCGGCCGGACCGCTGGACCTGAAGCAGGCCCGCGCCGCCTTCGAGGCCCGCTTTCTGGAGGCCAAGCTCAAGGAGTTCGGCGGCAACGTCTCCAAACTGGCCGAGGCCGTAGGCCTGGACCGCAGCTCCCTGTACCGGAAATTGAAGGGCTACGGGATAATGGCGGACTAA
- a CDS encoding CGGC domain-containing protein — translation MSSTVKIGIVICDRYKSCAGGKCLRALKNRQGAFDVYARQEVELVGYTSCGGCPGGNVEYLGEEMLKNGVEVIHLATGLVVGYPPCPHIAAFTSFLAERFGVKVVVGTHPIPEKYLDMHTRLKTWDDPAWAPLVAPTMSDATTRLSYD, via the coding sequence ATGTCGTCAACGGTCAAAATCGGAATCGTCATCTGCGACCGCTACAAGAGTTGTGCGGGAGGCAAATGCCTCAGGGCGCTGAAAAACCGGCAGGGCGCCTTTGACGTTTATGCCCGGCAGGAGGTCGAACTCGTGGGCTACACCTCTTGCGGCGGCTGTCCAGGGGGAAACGTCGAATACCTGGGCGAGGAAATGCTCAAAAACGGCGTCGAGGTGATCCACCTGGCCACGGGGCTCGTGGTGGGCTACCCTCCTTGCCCGCACATCGCAGCCTTCACGAGCTTTCTCGCGGAGCGCTTCGGCGTCAAGGTCGTTGTCGGCACACATCCGATTCCGGAAAAATATCTGGACATGCACACGCGCCTGAAGACCTGGGACGACCCCGCGTGGGCTCCGCTGGTTGCGCCCACCATGAGCGACGCGACGACCCGCCTGAGCTACGACTGA
- a CDS encoding CBS and ACT domain-containing protein, translated as MLIENWMTKDIVCGTPEMSMMKASKIMKERGVGRLPVVNEVGVLLGLVSDRDIKEASPSKATTLDMHELYYLLSEIKLKDIMTKKVVTIKKGETVERAAQLMLEHNFGGLPVVDEDNKVVGMVTDSDVFKVLVRITGVMEGGVQIGVRLPNQPGGLVPVLDYLKDHGARLMSLLTSCEPAEVGSRDVYLRIRDMDKTALNALKDEMHKQFDIIYWV; from the coding sequence ATGCTCATCGAGAACTGGATGACGAAGGACATCGTCTGCGGCACCCCCGAGATGTCCATGATGAAGGCGTCCAAGATCATGAAGGAGCGGGGCGTGGGCCGCCTGCCCGTGGTGAACGAGGTCGGGGTGCTCCTGGGGCTCGTTTCCGACAGGGACATCAAGGAGGCCTCCCCCTCCAAGGCCACCACCCTGGACATGCACGAGCTGTACTACCTGCTCTCGGAGATCAAGCTCAAGGACATCATGACCAAGAAGGTCGTGACCATCAAGAAGGGCGAGACCGTGGAGCGGGCCGCGCAGCTGATGCTGGAGCACAATTTCGGCGGCTTGCCCGTGGTGGACGAGGACAACAAGGTCGTGGGCATGGTCACCGATTCCGATGTCTTCAAGGTGCTGGTGCGCATCACCGGCGTCATGGAGGGCGGGGTGCAGATCGGCGTGCGGCTGCCCAACCAGCCCGGCGGCCTGGTTCCCGTGCTGGACTATCTGAAGGACCACGGCGCGCGGCTCATGAGCCTGCTCACCTCCTGCGAGCCCGCCGAGGTCGGTTCGCGCGACGTGTATCTGCGCATCCGCGACATGGACAAGACGGCCCTGAACGCGCTCAAGGACGAGATGCACAAGCAGTTCGACATCATCTACTGGGTCTAG
- a CDS encoding ChbG/HpnK family deacetylase, with translation MHVVVNVDDLGLHPAVRRAVEDLAGLSRVSSATLLVNGPDAPAAASLSSTSRGSLGVGVHLNILRGRPESPAAEIPGLLRADGLFLGDYVALFKRYLARAFTPTDAEREWTRQVERALELGVTPTHLDSEKHIHVWPGLFEAACRVAARFHIGWVRRPVEHVPLSRWDKGGVRARILNTFALAHHRVGAPGVAHPSCVFGIADQGPELLPARLAAYMKRVRPDVLELVCHPGAPLPGDPPLPAEYGPMRIAGQWTPERDALAAPGWGRALRECGATLVHYGQLDPATRAPFAS, from the coding sequence ATGCATGTCGTCGTAAACGTGGATGACCTGGGCCTGCACCCCGCCGTGCGCCGCGCCGTGGAAGACCTGGCAGGGCTGTCCCGCGTCAGCTCGGCCACGCTGCTGGTGAACGGCCCGGACGCGCCCGCCGCCGCCTCCCTGTCCTCCACCAGCCGGGGCTCGCTCGGCGTGGGCGTGCACCTGAACATCCTGCGCGGCAGGCCAGAAAGCCCGGCCGCCGAGATTCCCGGCTTGCTGCGCGCCGACGGCCTGTTCCTGGGCGACTACGTGGCGCTGTTCAAGCGCTATCTGGCCCGCGCCTTCACCCCCACCGACGCCGAACGCGAATGGACGCGCCAGGTGGAGCGCGCCCTGGAGCTGGGCGTCACGCCCACGCATCTGGACTCGGAAAAGCACATCCACGTCTGGCCTGGTCTTTTCGAAGCGGCCTGCAGGGTCGCCGCGCGCTTCCACATCGGCTGGGTGCGCAGGCCCGTGGAGCACGTGCCCCTTTCGCGCTGGGACAAGGGGGGCGTGCGCGCCCGCATCCTGAACACCTTCGCCCTGGCGCACCACCGGGTCGGAGCGCCAGGCGTGGCGCACCCGTCCTGCGTGTTCGGCATCGCCGACCAGGGCCCGGAGCTGTTGCCTGCGCGCCTTGCCGCGTATATGAAGCGGGTGCGGCCGGACGTGCTGGAGCTGGTGTGCCATCCCGGCGCGCCGCTTCCCGGCGATCCGCCCCTGCCCGCGGAGTACGGCCCCATGCGCATAGCCGGGCAGTGGACGCCGGAGCGCGACGCCCTGGCCGCGCCGGGCTGGGGCCGGGCGCTCAGGGAATGCGGCGCGACGCTTGTGCACTACGGCCAGTTGGACCCGGCCACGCGCGCGCCTTTCGCGTCCTAG
- a CDS encoding glycosyltransferase family 2 protein encodes MHPTQASSAQGDFPVEVSIVTPMHNEELCVREFHRRMSAVLRGMGVSHEIILVNDGSTDKTPEIIRELSAADPNLVGVFLARNRGQCTAIYAGIQHSCGRYVVIMDGDLQHPPEEVPKLIETIRQGFDLVKGMRQRRQESLLLRRIPSRVANYLMRATSKCDIHDMGGLSVIKGEVARGLKLREGQHRLIPALVYGQGGAVCEVPTSAPPRFAGKSHYGIGRSVDVLFDIVLLWFQNSYKQRPVYLFGRISLWLFLVASLIMCWLLYGKLFLGEHMGTRPPFLGAVLLYLSSLGFMSTGLILELLVNTHDAVSRATPYKVREIVTSRGRTACPAADEADAGDGAEGGGQPPRQ; translated from the coding sequence ATGCACCCCACCCAAGCAAGCAGCGCCCAGGGCGACTTCCCCGTGGAGGTCTCCATCGTCACCCCCATGCACAACGAGGAACTCTGCGTGCGCGAGTTCCACCGCCGCATGAGCGCGGTGCTGCGCGGCATGGGCGTCAGCCACGAGATCATCCTGGTGAACGACGGCAGCACGGACAAGACCCCGGAGATCATCCGCGAGCTTTCCGCCGCCGACCCCAACCTCGTGGGCGTATTCCTGGCGCGCAACCGGGGCCAGTGCACGGCCATCTACGCGGGCATCCAGCACTCCTGCGGCCGCTACGTGGTCATCATGGACGGCGACCTGCAGCACCCGCCCGAGGAAGTGCCCAAACTCATCGAGACCATCCGCCAGGGCTTTGACCTGGTGAAGGGAATGCGCCAGCGGCGGCAGGAATCGCTGCTTTTGCGCCGCATCCCCAGCCGGGTGGCCAACTACCTCATGCGCGCCACCAGCAAGTGCGACATCCACGACATGGGCGGGCTTTCCGTCATCAAGGGCGAGGTGGCGCGCGGGCTCAAGCTGCGCGAGGGCCAGCACCGGCTCATTCCGGCCCTGGTGTACGGCCAGGGCGGCGCGGTGTGCGAGGTGCCCACCAGCGCCCCGCCCCGGTTCGCGGGCAAAAGCCACTACGGCATCGGCCGCAGCGTGGACGTGCTCTTCGACATCGTGCTGTTGTGGTTCCAGAACTCCTACAAGCAGCGCCCGGTGTACCTGTTCGGCCGCATCAGCCTGTGGCTTTTCCTCGTGGCCAGCCTCATCATGTGCTGGCTCTTGTACGGCAAGCTCTTTCTGGGCGAGCACATGGGCACCCGGCCGCCGTTCCTGGGCGCGGTGCTCTTGTATCTCTCCTCCCTGGGCTTCATGAGCACCGGGCTGATTCTCGAACTGCTGGTGAACACACACGATGCCGTCAGCAGGGCCACGCCCTACAAGGTGCGCGAAATCGTCACCAGCCGGGGCCGGACCGCCTGCCCCGCGGCCGATGAGGCCGACGCGGGCGACGGGGCCGAAGGCGGCGGCCAGCCGCCCCGGCAATAG
- a CDS encoding NAD+ synthase, whose translation MRVGLLQLNPKVGDLAGNAARVEAAYARAAAQGAELCLTPELAMTGYPPRDMLLYAGFARAAFAEAEQLAARLGQRFPGGPALLLGCPEPNASGRGKALYNAALLCEGGSIRARFRKALLPTYDVFDEARYFEPGDASGAARIMTHRGVRLCVTICEDLWNDKDYWPHRLYPVDPVEAAMAAGAQAIVNLSASPFSLRKQALRRDMLSSIATKRGLPLAYCNQVGGNDELVFDGRSALYAACGALAARAASFSEDVLVAELFAPAAAELPEEDLSAPAETWRALVLGTRDYFAKCGFQKALLGLSGGIDSAVVAAVAAEAVGPENVTGVLMPSPWSSQGSVDDSLELARTLGIHTRTIPIAPLMRAFDESLAESFGALAPGIGPGTTEENVQSRIRGNLLMALSNKTGALLLTTGNKSELAVGYCTIYGDMSGGFAVISDLPKTQVYALARYVNAIKGRAVPQAIIDKAPSAELKPDQTDQDTLPPYEVLDAILALHIEKEHTAAEIVAAGFEPETVARVCALVKGAEFKRRQAAPGVKVAWRSFGSGWRMPLAAAPLP comes from the coding sequence ATGCGCGTGGGTCTGCTTCAGTTGAACCCCAAGGTCGGCGACCTCGCGGGCAACGCCGCCCGCGTGGAGGCGGCCTACGCGCGCGCCGCCGCGCAGGGCGCGGAGCTATGCCTGACGCCGGAGCTGGCCATGACCGGCTACCCCCCGCGCGACATGCTGCTTTACGCAGGCTTCGCCAGGGCCGCCTTCGCCGAAGCGGAGCAGCTGGCCGCTCGCCTGGGCCAACGCTTCCCCGGCGGCCCGGCCCTGCTGCTGGGCTGCCCGGAGCCCAACGCGTCCGGACGGGGCAAGGCGCTCTACAACGCCGCGCTCCTCTGCGAGGGCGGAAGCATCCGGGCGCGCTTCCGCAAGGCGCTCCTGCCCACCTACGACGTATTCGACGAGGCGCGCTACTTCGAGCCGGGCGACGCCTCCGGCGCGGCACGGATCATGACGCACCGAGGTGTGAGGCTCTGCGTCACCATTTGCGAGGACCTCTGGAACGACAAGGACTACTGGCCCCACCGCCTGTATCCCGTCGACCCCGTCGAGGCCGCCATGGCCGCCGGGGCGCAGGCCATCGTGAACCTCTCGGCCTCGCCCTTCAGCCTGCGCAAACAGGCCCTGCGGCGCGACATGCTCTCGTCCATCGCCACGAAGCGCGGCCTGCCGCTGGCCTACTGCAACCAGGTGGGCGGCAACGACGAACTGGTGTTCGACGGCCGCAGCGCCCTATACGCCGCTTGCGGCGCGCTGGCGGCCCGCGCCGCAAGCTTCTCCGAAGACGTGCTGGTGGCGGAGCTCTTCGCACCGGCAGCTGCCGAGCTTCCCGAGGAAGACCTCTCGGCCCCGGCCGAGACCTGGCGCGCCCTGGTGCTGGGCACCCGCGACTATTTCGCCAAGTGCGGCTTCCAGAAGGCCCTGCTCGGCCTGTCCGGCGGCATCGACTCCGCCGTGGTGGCCGCCGTGGCCGCGGAAGCCGTGGGGCCGGAAAACGTCACCGGCGTGCTCATGCCCTCGCCCTGGTCCAGCCAGGGCAGCGTGGACGATTCCCTTGAGCTGGCCCGCACCCTGGGCATCCACACGCGCACCATTCCCATCGCGCCGCTCATGCGCGCCTTCGACGAGTCTTTGGCCGAGAGCTTTGGCGCGCTGGCCCCCGGCATCGGCCCCGGCACCACCGAGGAGAACGTGCAGTCGCGCATCCGGGGCAACCTGCTCATGGCGCTTTCCAACAAGACCGGCGCGCTGCTTTTGACCACAGGCAACAAGAGCGAGCTGGCCGTTGGCTACTGCACCATCTACGGCGACATGAGCGGCGGCTTCGCCGTCATCAGCGACCTGCCCAAGACCCAGGTCTACGCCCTGGCCCGGTACGTCAACGCCATCAAGGGCCGGGCCGTCCCCCAGGCCATCATCGACAAGGCCCCCTCGGCGGAGCTCAAGCCCGACCAGACCGACCAGGACACCCTGCCGCCCTACGAGGTTCTGGACGCCATCCTGGCCCTGCACATCGAAAAGGAACACACCGCGGCAGAGATCGTGGCCGCGGGCTTCGAGCCCGAAACCGTGGCCCGGGTGTGCGCGCTGGTCAAGGGCGCGGAGTTCAAGCGCAGGCAGGCCGCGCCCGGCGTCAAGGTGGCCTGGCGCAGCTTCGGCTCCGGCTGGCGGATGCCCCTGGCCGCGGCGCCGCTGCCATAG